A genomic region of Dactylococcopsis salina PCC 8305 contains the following coding sequences:
- the rfbD gene encoding dTDP-4-dehydrorhamnose reductase produces MNKILLTGKNGQLGKELQPLLSTIGELIAFGKDELDLSNSDQIRDCVQKHQPDIIINAGAYTSVDRAESEPELAHAVNSNAPTILAESAEKIGARLFHISTDYVFDGTKNKPYTEQDKTHPIGVYGRSKQGGEEGIKSHCNNYVILRTAWVYGVYGKGNFVKTMLRLGQEREELKVVFDQVGTPTWTNDIAKAIMGLIAKLPSSPVQEIYHFTNSGVASWYDFSIAIFEEAKVLHFPVTVHRVSPIPTEEYPTPAKRPAYSVLSGEKIGKILGTPPPQWRVSLREMLTQLSTQK; encoded by the coding sequence ATGAATAAAATTCTTTTAACGGGAAAAAATGGGCAATTGGGTAAAGAGTTACAGCCGTTGTTATCGACAATCGGAGAATTGATTGCGTTTGGAAAAGACGAACTGGATTTGAGTAACTCGGATCAGATTCGGGATTGTGTTCAAAAACATCAACCTGATATTATTATTAATGCAGGGGCTTATACCAGCGTCGATCGAGCAGAAAGTGAACCCGAATTGGCTCACGCTGTCAATAGCAATGCGCCGACAATTCTAGCAGAAAGTGCCGAAAAAATTGGTGCAAGATTGTTTCATATTTCTACAGATTATGTCTTTGATGGAACAAAAAATAAACCCTATACCGAACAAGATAAAACGCATCCAATTGGGGTTTATGGTCGATCAAAACAAGGGGGAGAAGAAGGAATAAAAAGTCATTGCAATAATTATGTAATTCTCCGTACCGCTTGGGTTTATGGGGTTTATGGAAAAGGAAACTTTGTCAAAACCATGTTACGACTGGGACAAGAAAGAGAAGAATTAAAAGTCGTTTTTGATCAAGTGGGAACGCCGACTTGGACGAATGACATCGCGAAAGCAATCATGGGATTAATTGCAAAATTACCATCGTCTCCTGTTCAAGAAATTTATCATTTTACGAATAGTGGTGTCGCCAGTTGGTATGATTTTTCGATCGCCATTTTTGAAGAAGCGAAAGTGTTACATTTCCCTGTAACAGTTCATCGTGTTTCCCCCATTCCCACCGAAGAATATCCCACCCCAGCAAAAAGACCCGCTTATTCTGTATTATCAGGAGAAAAAATTGGTAAAATTTTGGGAACTCCTCCCCCACAATGGCGAGTCAGTTTAAGAGAAATGTTAACCCAATTATCAACTCAAAAATAA
- the rfbC gene encoding dTDP-4-dehydrorhamnose 3,5-epimerase, giving the protein MEIIKTKIPDVLIIKPQIFGDDRGFFFESFNHKEFTQKSGVNTQFVQGNHSRSQQNVLRGLHYQIQQPQGKLVRSIMGEVLDVAVDIRRSSPTFCQWVSCVLSAENKQQLWIPPGFAHGFYVLSEAAEVLYKTTDYYAPKQERTILWNDPELNINWENITTPILSSKDQAGKLLKDAELYE; this is encoded by the coding sequence ATGGAAATTATTAAGACGAAAATTCCTGATGTTTTAATCATTAAACCCCAAATTTTTGGGGACGATCGAGGCTTTTTCTTTGAAAGTTTTAATCATAAAGAATTTACCCAAAAAAGTGGCGTAAATACTCAATTTGTTCAAGGTAATCATTCTCGCTCTCAGCAAAATGTCCTCCGAGGATTACATTATCAAATTCAACAACCTCAAGGAAAATTAGTGCGATCAATTATGGGAGAAGTCCTTGATGTTGCCGTTGATATTCGTCGCAGTTCTCCAACATTTTGTCAATGGGTGAGTTGTGTTTTAAGTGCTGAAAATAAACAACAGTTGTGGATTCCTCCTGGTTTTGCTCACGGTTTTTATGTTCTCTCAGAAGCAGCAGAAGTTTTATACAAAACGACTGATTATTATGCGCCAAAACAGGAAAGAACCATTTTATGGAATGACCCTGAACTTAATATTAACTGGGAGAATATAACAACTCCAATTTTATCCTCAAAAGACCAAGCTGGAAAACTTTTAAAAGATGCAGAGTTATATGAATAA